Below is a genomic region from Melanotaenia boesemani isolate fMelBoe1 chromosome 19, fMelBoe1.pri, whole genome shotgun sequence.
AAGTAGACAGCGTAACAATGAACCTGATTAGAAAGGAGTATTTAAGGAAAAGGCTGCTGAGTTGTCTCTGTATGAGGCATAATGTACTCACCAGGAAatgccattcattcattcatttgttctgTAGAAACATGATTGAAGTAAAACCTCAAAGCTATTTCTTGGCAGACACTGTATTAATTCAACTTAAGAttgaagagattttttaaaaaaccaaaaacaaaacaaaacaacaacaaaaaacaagctcAGTCCTGTTCTGTCTTCAGGgcaatccatccatcttctatttttataataaatcttCTGCACAGCAGATGGAAAGCAAGCATCTTATCAAAATATTATTACCTGTACCACATTCACACAGTATCACACACATTATACATGTATAGGTACAggcaaaaagtaaaatatatatatcagtgtATAATGTTTTTTGACCATCCTCTTTAGTGCCTCAGGCAACATGCATTATACTGTAAAGTCATTTCTCAGAGCATATTTTCAACACTCttccctcttttttatttaacctttgaTAATATTTAACATCCTCTTCTCCTagttgcttttgtttatttatggttttcacatgattttaaaataactaGATTCATTAATGAAGAATTGAGTGCATCTTCCTACCAGAGAAGACACCGAATATTGCACCAGTGTGATATAATGATGATGGACAGAACAGAGCTTGAGTATGAAGCAGCCCTAGTTATTGTATTCCCTACTGAACCTTGATGCAAGTTCTTTTCATGCTTAGAGGAAAATGGCAACACTGAACAGATGTCACTTTTACAAGCGACTGAGACCACTCATCTAGTCTGTAACCAACATCAACATCTTACAGCTAGGTCTGCTGTCTTCCCCAAAGAAGGGACTGAACACGTGTATGATGTGCAGTCATTATGCAAGACCCAGAATGCACAATACATGGTTAGATTGCTTCTGTTCTGTATGGATGTGTGATGACACATGCTTCTGTCTGTTGCACTCAGCATGCAAACATCTCTTTCAGATGCATCTGTGTTTGACTCATAGGCAATTTGTCTCCGGTCTCCTTAGACCTAATTTGCTCTGTATTCGCCTGAAAATCAACAGAACTCAGGCTTAAGCTCATAACAATTCTCTTGGATCCTGCTCTGAAAATATAAGGTAGTgagtaaattaattttatattagGCATTCATACTGTTTTCCCAGCATGCTCATTGTCTCCCCAACAGGCCTAAGTCTGAAAACAATCTACTCTAAATAAACATGCAAGCATAAATTAgagtatttaattttaaaaggcaTCTAAACGAGTGGAAGCACAAATGAGTTCCTTCAAATTTTTCTCACTGGagaattgttttatttcttttattttaagggtGTTCAGGATGCAGAAACTTGAAATTAATTTGACTGCAAATCAGTGGCTTTAATGCTTATTCCAAAACAAGTTGTCTTAGAGgtattaaaaaaggaaagtcaTTTGAACTATGAAATATTGGTATTAAGTTAGATTGGTAATAAACATCTCTACAGTCAGACTTATTACTCCACCAGATCTTAACACAACTTGTATCCATAAAACTCAACAGTTCCAGATTCAGCCCACACACATGTTGAGTACAGTAATTAAAGATTCAGAGTGACTGTGGTGGTGATTAGTGAATCACATCACCACTGTGTGTTACAATGGGTAGAATATGGTTGATTAGACATTACATTACGTGTTAAATTGTGTTAATGGGTTTTAGACATCGTATGGTATTACTAGATTAGGTTTATGTGGGTTATACATAGAAGGATAatgaaaaacttgttttttttcacatattttgtcCCAGTAGTGTTAAAGGGAGACATGATATGCCCTTTTTTCAGAGGTGGACACAGTATCTTGAGGGTTTTAGGAAATGCCTATGGCATGCTATATTCCAAATAACACAGAGAACGAACATGAATTTAAAGCGCTTTTCATAGTAATTGATTATAAGACATGGTGTGAGCCACTCAACTACAgctcacactagcacacactacacatttttttttttcattacaaaaaaaaaccaaaacaaaaaaaaaacctattgttttttcatgtattttgtcCCAGTGCAGAGTATCTGAATGTTTATGTTTAGGTTTATGGTTGTGAGTGTTTTTTAAGTTAACTGTCAGTTAGACTCTAAACTGTATTGCTCTTcgtgtataaataaagttgtttgaatCTTGAAACTGAGCTGACATCATCACGTGTAAACTGCTAAAATACTAAACTGgcattttaataaattcatcTGCATATGAAGTAGTTTAATGGTTACTAATAGTCAGACACCCAAATTTAAGTTCTCTAGCAAAATTTTCCTGTTTatgctgaaaaaacaaaacaaaacatgcaatgagcaaaagaaaatgcaaaagttGCAGCTCACTGCACATCATATAAATAGTATTTTCAACTTGCACTGTGCAGAAATGCGTTGATGGGGTGAAATGTTATTTCTCATTAATGTCTGAGTCAATAAAAAGGTGGACAGCAAAGTTTCTGTGCCACCCATGCAGTATGCTCCTGACTCAAATGACTGGCTCTGCATTTTCTGAACAGATGCATGTGTGGACATTTTATGGGCACAAAAATGAGGAAGGTTGTCATACTGACTGATTTTTTGCTAAAGGGAATAAATGGAATCAAACTTTGGCAGAATTAAACTGCAGTTGgaactatttttaaaattggTGCTACAAGCAGAATTTCTTCCAACTCTGTCAATTTGATTTCTGTTAATTTAGTGACAGATGGGGGGTTGTAAATGTTATAACTTGTACTTGTTTGTCATAAATGTGGTTTCTAAACTACTCACtttttatataagttttaataaaagggTTAAATCAGAtattcattatgttttttattaataatcttAGCAGAAGTTTGACTGTCAGGAAAATACCACACCTTAGTTTTGCCTGGCGtagtggatttttttcctttcataaaaTTCAAATAAGTTAATATTATAACTTTTGTGCATTCACGTTTTTATGTGAGAATATAGTTAAAATGAGTGTGTGAAGTGCAGTACTTGCAACACTTGTTAAGACATGgacaaaaaacacaatacaTAACACAATGTATTTAGAAAAAAGGTATTATAGGCAACATTGTTGCTACcttgtgtgttttattcttAGCAAATATTTATAATCCTCGATAGTTTGAGCTTCCTAATCAGTCCCAATGTTCTACCTTACACCAGCTCTAGCCTTTTCCTGCAACTAACTTGCTTAAGTAAAACACAAATTGTGTTGCAAAAATCAGACTGTTAACATGTAAATCTACATCTTGAACTTACCAAAAATGTATCTATTCTAACCTGGCTGagattaaatgtgtcattttccttttttttttttctcccattagGATTCGAGTATGTTCCAGTTGAACATGACCAATGCAAAGCCAATGAACCTTATCGTCACATCTACAAAAAATGCTTTTGCTGCGTGCAGCCTCAACGAGGGAGTAAAGGTTTTTGTGAGTGTCTATGGTTTTCTACATCAGCTTTCATGCAGATATAACTTAAAAGCACGAGGTTTTACTTGTGAATAGAACTGACTACTAACCAAAAGCTCATTTGTAACACGTTAGGTTGCATAATTTGTAACCACATTCCTTAACTTCCTATTGTTACAAAGGCCCATCAAACACTTTGTAACTCAAAATGATAGATTACAAGTCTGTGGGGACACCAGTAAAAATAACGAGTTTTTTAGTAATGTATAATCAGATTTTCCTCCAAAACTCCCATGTAGTGCCAGCTGTTTTACATACAGTACTATCAGCATGACACAGCTGTGCAGCTTGTTGGGCCTATTTGGAGACACAGAGAACTATGTTGATTTTCCCTGATTATTCCCCAATGCTTTCCCTGTGAGAGGCactttttgttttagtgttttttacCATCCACGCCATAAAAATGTTAAGAGATGCTTCAGAGTGGCCAATAACAAGAGGGACTGATGGCATGGGCTGTAAAATTAATGTTCCAATCAAACTGGAGATTCTGACTTTTATACAGTGTTCATAGCTAATATGTGAAGTGAACCCAGCAAGGccacaaaacattttatcagCTGTGTTTAAATAGATGTGTGTAGCATGTGATCCAAGAAAAATGAGTAATTTAAGTTGACGATGAAGAAAGGACCAACAACCGACTTCAAATAAATGACATTCCTTCAAATTGggttagtttaaaataaaaacagtatctGGAGATAAGGCCACTTATCTTGACAGTTAAACCAACTCCCATTAAACTGATCTAAAAGCATCTCCTGTTCTGAGATACTAAACATTTGAGAGGAACAATCAGTGAACTTCTTATCATCTCTTAAACTGCTTGCAAAGCAGTTAAAATTTGACAGTTCCCCAAGTGAATTTGTAATGAAGCCTCCTCTGCTCTTTGTCTTTGTATGTTTAAAGACACTgatatgcatgaaaaaaaagagctttagTACTGTAAATAATCTGCTGACACGATTAATAAGCTCAAGCATGAAAAAATAAACGAGTGAAATAAAATCACAGCCATCCAATCAGTGTGATGACATGTTTGCAGGCATGTCAACAATTACTGATACGCTGACAGCAGTGTGGTACAGCATCCTGTATCATGTCCTGTCGAGAGCCTGGACAACATTGCCTGTGACTGCAGGATGTTTTTGTGGGATGAGCTGTATCACTGGGGGATAATAGTGCTTTGCTGCAGATTGCAGTGCAAGAGAATCAACATCTGTTCAGCATCTGAGAAAGTACGTCAGTAGCTTGACAGCTCGGTATTGTGACAGTTCATGTTGGCCTCCCAAGGCTGCCATGAATACACAgggttgttaaaaaaagaaaaaacgtaGGCACAGCAACATTTTTTGACTATAAAGTCTTgcaagaatatttttttttgcattttatgtgACAGTTTGCTGGTTGCAAATGGAAGTTACTCACATTTTACACCCCACGTTAAAAGTAGTTATAGTATACTTTTTCTATGcatatattttaaagtaaatcCCCCGTTTGGGAATGAACTGTAGTATTTCATGGTGGCTAGAATCTGGAAGCACAGCTGTACAAATACATCAGCTTTTTTTCAACCTAAACTGATGTCCTTTATTACATATCATTTGAGCCCTCCGAATATCGAGCTTATTAGTCGATATCTGCAGTTGATAAAATTATAACAACTGTTATTTACCTTTCCTTCCTATTGTTTTTTCAAAGCCTTCATTGTCTGCCCATTTTTGCTATGACTAGCTTTTCTGCTTTTATGTTTGTAGTTCACATTATTTTTCATCCCATGTCAATCAAATATTCATGGGGAAAGACCAATGACTCCCTCGGGCTCACTGGCTTTACCCTTTGTTCTGCTTTGTGATGCAAAGGCACACAAATTCATACAGATGGGTAGGGAGAGGGATTTTTGTCCCTCAGTGAAATCTGATAGTTAATTACTGCAAACAGTATTATTTACAGACCacacacattttcttaaaatattaagcttttgtgttttcatcaaaattttagCAAAATGCAATGAGATGTAAACATGTGTAATTTGCATTTCCCTCTTTTCTAAATATACTTGTGTGTGGCAGTGGTAGAAAAATGGTTAGCTACCACAGAAACGGTGACGAGACAAAGTAGGCTGAGCAGTTGTTGAGACCAAATCTATTAAGCGTTGCACATCTTAAAGCctaaaaataaatgatgtaaTTAAAAGAAAGCACAGAAACATCTTATGACAAACTGGAATCTGTTCAGTTCTTTTAATTTActtgaaatacatttttctaaTGCTTCTGGTTGACAACCTCATTGATTCTTTCAGCAGAGTTAGCTGTTCCTGAGCAAGTCTTTACAATACGAGATGGTGTACTTGTAGAAAACTGTATGAAGAATAAATCAGCCATGTTAAAAAATTGTCAGAGGTTGAGCCAAATTAAACTGGATATCAGGGCATCTTTCTGTAATTGTTTCTTGTTGTTATGCATATGTACAGGGTGCTATTGTTGTCAGTCCCCGTTCTCTATTTCTAACACCCTCCCTTGCCTTCTTATTCAAGCAATGCTGAATGCAAACTCCATTATTTTTCATTGGCCCAGACGAGGAAACAGCAGTGTCTAGTCGGTGGGATGgatgtatatatttatacctTGTATGGAGCCAGATTCCAGCCGACTGCGGTGACGCACAAAGCTAAAAAAGGTCCCATTTCCTGGCCCCACtcaggaagcaaaggaaagaccTTGGCTCCAACAGGGTTGTGCAACTGGGCTCGTGGATACTTAACCATAATAAACACTTCTTTATAACGGAGCCCTGCTCAGAGAATAGAGGGAGAGTTGGGTGGAGTGTAAGAAACATGTAAGGAAAAATGAGAAGGATGGGCAAACATGGTGAGGAGAACACTAGGTAATTTTAACAATTAACAACATAATGCAAACACAAAGCAGAGACACCTCTGTGTTAGTGTTGGAGTGGGTACATGATTTTGTCACTGTTGTTTCTTGGAAATTGagtttaattaaactaattggTTTGTGCTCTACTTTCCAGATAAACTCCATAATTTCTCCTGTGCATATCCCATCATCCCAACATCAAGAAAACATCCATATAGAAGACTTGCCCACTCAAAATGAGGAACTGGTCAAGTGGGCAGAACAGAAGTTCGGGGGTGTGACTTCATTCACTACTATTCGAAATCTGGCAACAATCTTAGTGAAAGGAACACAAGGTGAGAAACATTTGTAATTCTAGCATGCATTTTCATAGAATATTTTCTTGTTGGTTGCATTTGGCAGATTAGATTggttctaatgactggttgagATATCACTCCAGTGAAATAAGGAAGCATGGAAGATGATGCAGCAGTACTGTAAAAAACCTTTGTTGCTGTCTAAAAGTGTTTCAGATATATCAGCTTTGACAGAATGCTTTTCATCTAGGATATGCTATCTGCATCTCTGTTTGGTCTGAAACAGTATGTTTGCTGCTGAAAAGAACAAAGTAATTATGGCCTGTACATCATGCAGCCTTAGCTTACATAACTGAGAGTCTGCAGTATGGTAATCAAGGATGGATGCACTGCTGTTTCCAGAGCACTCTGGATAACATTCATTACAGCTAACCTTCTCTTATCTGAAGTGTGCATAAAACTCTTTTTGATTAACTCACTGAGAAGCTATTGCACTGGGATTTAGCCATCAGTCCaccaaaaatatttctgttgctGAATGTAATCACTGCTTTGATTTCCAAAATTCACAAATGGGATAAGTGAGATTAGtttaatacatacatacatatatccTGACTAGTTAGCAGAATTAAACATTATCATTAAAAATCCTGAAGATTCTGCAATTCAGAGCTGAACAAAGCTCATTCTTAAATTTACTCTGTAGTCCTATTAATCtctctttattattatatatttgttgTGTTGTGGGAAGATTTGGATTCTTCTACATATTATGGAAGAAGACGCTTTGCTTGGGAAACTGCAATGATATTATTGTCTCTCACTTTAAAAATTATGACTCAGTCACTCAGAAAAGTCCACAAAGCTCATCAACAGATTTATATAGgaactgcttttttttccaaagtgtGCATGCTCATGATATGGGACACTTGGGATCATGCAAATATAGATGTGATAACATGGTAATAATGATTGCTAAAgctaggtacacacataaagattattggcccatttttgtcctgattttgccccttcccgaccaaggagggcaaacgcccgattatcttgagtcttataagataaaattatcatttggtttGAGGTGTGTTAAAAGCAAATTCATCCCGACAATCGGCTCCAAAATGGGTCACGGCCGACAATCCGACAATGTTTACGACCAAAAGTCATTACGTGTGTGAGGAAAGCTggcgactcctgagttgtgactctgtggattgtgacgtggaacggaataagccaatcagagagcgagctgactgggaaacaaggaaggatataaagtctgtcttcatgctgtctccagtatgttttttttttttttcagttctggatttttctgttaacaatagtcccaagaccaccataaTTCCCTCGTCTTGtagatcctcttccatgctggatgttgtgtttttctgttgttgccatggttcttctttgtttttgttagatcatgtcACGACAGATTTCTGGCATGGAGGACTACATTCTAGATGTATACACAGAACTACAGAACATAGCACAATATGTATTGGGTTTTTGGCGAGCTTTCCCTTTAATAAGATGTCATAACATATGAGAAAACATTTGGAAAGGAATCCATGGACGATTGGCCACTGATGGCTGAAGATGGCGGCGCAAAGCCATTATGCTTTGGAGTGAAGAGTCATGGCTGAGTAAAGAGTGGACATTAAGGATATTGTGAGATGTTATTTCCATCAGGGACAGCAGTGAGTTTCTCAGTGCAAGCACAATAATTTCCAAGCAAAGCCTCTTTATGGCATTATAAGCCTCAGCAAAGCTCTGAGAAAGGttatgaaagaaattaaatgtggTAATACTCAAAATCTGATGTGATAGATGctttaatgtgatttttttttcctgttcctcTCTctcgtttttgtttttgtcccaattccTTGTCCCTCTCCAGGCCAGAAGGTGACAGATGAAATTGAACAGTCGTGTCAATCATATGCTGCAACTATCAGATTTATAAGTTTTTAACCACATTTAGTTTAAACAAGTGTTTCGACTGAGTCCTGATACCCAAAACTGTTATAACAGTTAAGAAACTTTATGCTGTTATTCAGTGTGGTCACTTTCCATGACTTTTGGAGTGATTATGTTATCTAAGGTTCTGTGGGATCTTAGTTTTACAGCAAAATACAACTGTGCAACGTCAGCTATGCTCTGCTGAGACTACACTTAGAGCATCTTTCACAGCAGGAAAGCGAGAGTGTTAATGAAATAATTTGGTTTGCTGTTTTAGTCTGGGCTGTGGCACTGCAGTTACTCTGTGAAGTCTGttatacacaataataaaagctCTTCATTCAATCATCTGCcaagtattttattaaattttatttgttcctTGAATCATAGGCTCTTGTTTCCAAAATCATTTTTAGTGAAAGCTTTGCAGATGGTTTTGTGTGACCCTGAAATGTCTGTTCTGTTTGCAGTAACACTATATGGCACAATTTCCTCAAGTCTCACTTTTTTCTCATACATAAGGTCTGAATAGATATGACTTACCAGAAGATTTTATGTGGTTTagaattaaaacagaattaCTGGCTTTCCATTTCTTGGAGACAATGACCTGTTCATGTCATTTTTGTTCAACTAAGGATTAATTAATCCAGAAAAATATTTGTGCTTTCACAGGTACCAAGCCTGGTCGTCCTGAATGTATACTTGAAAATGAAGATATGTTAAAGAAGCACTTTATGAAGATTGAGTTAAATCCTTCTTCATTCAAATACTGCATCCCGCAGCAACAGAACGACAATAAAGATGAGCTTCATATCATCAACATCCCGGAGAATTCTGAAATTCGGTAAACCTATATGTTTATAAGACATgaacttttgttctttttgtattttctgttggCAAACTTTGTCTTGTGACATATTCTTCTTCATATTGCAGCAACGTATTGCTGCATGTGGACAGAAAACAGACCAGTGTCTTCCTGAGAGGCCCTCAGGGTACCAACTGGACAGTCGTCAATCCACAAGTCGCCAAGCTTGGTGTAAGCTTACGTATAAATTCCAGGGCCCTTATTTGTCAGCCATGCTTATGCATAGGTTTGCTTGTATTTAGTGTTtgagaacatttccacacaaagTTTGGAATTTAACAACTTGTAATTGAAGTTAGCCACAGAGCttcacagaataaaaaaacatccaaaagtGAAAATTCTGTTTGGTTGTGTCCTCTATTTGCAGATGAACGGGCACAAGCAGGGGATTTAAATAATGTGCAACTATTAACATGCATATGACTGGCCtgtgtacatttaaaaactctaaatttaatttataggATGGAAATTGAGCATAGTTTCTACAAACAGTAAACGGTTGATAAAGCACATTATTTCACTGAAAAAGTTCACATAAAGTTTGTCATCACACTGCTGTCAGCCAAGTCACACAGCTCACTTAAGACTTCACTTTTTTCACATGATAAACTTTTCAATGCTTGATGGATAATAAATACCTGTACAAGACAGTTCAGCATTACAAGGGATTTAATTAAACTTGTCCTTTTTTCTACAGTCTAACAATGCTATGTGGCTGCCCTCCTTACAACACGAAATCAAACCTAATGGAACTACACAACAAAGCGACAAAGCACTGGATGTACAAAGGATGGCTTtggaatattttaaagtttcttcTTTCACCAGCTATACTGAAATCAGACTGATTAACTCAGACATTTTCCTGGTTCTTGGAAAAGCATACAACTTTGACGGTATGagtataaaaagtaaatttttcctctttttgtatcttttttaaccaaaaaaataaaataaaataaaataattaacgaAAAAATTCTGCAGGACGAGTAGATCGGGAAGTGCAAAATCCATTACTCATATGCAATGCATGCTTCACAAAGTCATGTAATATGTTCAGTAATATTTCaattttcattgtgttttaggGACACCTCCTCCAGTTATAGAAACAGTCCCAAAACCAGTCATTCCCATGACAACTAATTCCCCTCATCAGATGCCTCTGGTGATGAAGCTGTACAGCTCCCCAGACTATCGTTCACCCCTGGAACCCAACACCAAAGTACAGAGTGACAAAAGAATCTATGCAGAGGTaagaatccatccatccatccatccatccatccatccatccatccatccatccatccatccagtttaTTCCAAATCATGGTAACAAGGACCAAGAGTTAGTTTTCACTCACAATCATTACAGTATATTTATCATCTTTTGCTGTTGtgtacacccacacacattttaatgaaCACATTAGGGACAGTATAGATTTAGTGTTTTGCCCTAGCACACTGTATATGTGGAGAAGATAAGGGTCTATGAGCCAACTCCTAAAGACTTAACATACCTTACGGTGCTCAGAATTAATACCAGACCACAAACCTGCCTCTCATCCCTAGTTTTAAAAGTAacattccctttttttttatttttgtttttttttttcttgcacatGGAAATCTTCCTTAACATCCTAAATCTGGAAGCTTTATTATTCTTGTATGTGGAAATGACCAGATCATAtgcttttattaaatgttaaaagttaCGGAGTGGCTTGCAACATGCTTTGCTGAATGCTGtgattcataaaataaatgtgtttgacGTAAATGTGGACCTTTAAATGGcaaaaactatatttttatatttaaaaattattctagaattaaaaaaaaaatgtatctcaCCTAATTCCTGTCCACCTTTAACTAGAGTGGAGGATCAAAGGTCTGTGGAAATCCTAAGTCaggatccatttatttattgatagcTCACTGATCTCTTTTTGGAGACGAAAATTAGGCTGTTACTTCTTTATGGTGATTTTTAATTATCTCCGAGGGCATAAGGATGCAGCATTACAGCATTGTTTGGTAACCTCTCTGTCCAGCTGAAGTGAAACCTACTGTCTCATTCAGACCTCGTGGAAGGTAATAGGTGGATAATGGAAGATAATAACAGCGCTGGTCCCTGCTGTCTACCTGTAAACAAGCCATGCTGACGCAAGCCAAAAAGATAATATCCAAaccatctcatctcatcttacTGTCATTAAAGTTTTAATGATAGTAGATAAAATAGTTAAAGATGTCACATTGAAATCAGCAGATGATTTCCTCCTGCTTTGTTGCAAATTTACCATTAAGTGTATATTACTGGCTCAATATGGTTGTTCATATACAGAAATGAAAGGGGTCATTATAGTAGTTATTGTCTATTAGAAATTCTGCattatttctgttgttgtttttacaacATATGTAATGGTTGACCTTTATTCAGCTGATAACCATTTGAGAGactattgtgtgttttttttttttttttctttttagctgcagcttatttaatttcttctctgttttctgtaGATTTCAGGGGACACTTTGGGGGGCATCGTCTTGAAGATTAAGGTGATCAGCTGCTTTGTGCAGTCCAAGGGGTCATGCCCTGTTGTGAAAGACTTACCCTTCATTCCAGAGGCCTGCTCCTTTGGTCCCTGTCTAAACCGCACTAGACTCAGCTTCTCCTTAGACCAGCTCCAGGAGCTGACGTCCACCACTTGGAACCTGGAATGCTTTGTCAAACTTTGCTACAATGAGGTACGAATTTACTAAGCATCATTTTGCTGCTCCATTCCCACTGGGTTTGGGTGcattttaacagcaacagactttttctttactttagctgcaatatataaaataaatattcatggtGAAGTTTTACAAGGAATGTGGACTCAAAGTGCTGACTCTCAGCTTTAATTAGAAAGCAATTAGATCCAAATTAGAGGAAGGGATTGGGGATAAAAGCTATAAACATAAAGGGTCTCAAAACCGATTCAAGAAATTAACATAGCCATGAGTAAAATGCTTGTTTGCAGTTCTTTGTTGAGAAACCTTTGCAGGTAATGCCTGCCTGCAGTCTAAACCTGTAGAAAATCCCTATGGAGTTGATTTTGTCCTTTGTGATACTTTGCCAGGCCTTTACTGAAGCAATCTTCATCTGAGTGTTTATGGgttctttttctctcattaaGTCCCAGAATACTGATTTGGCTGCCCCTAATGTTCCTGCTATACCTCTGAtagatttgctttgtttttttagccTAAGGATGGTCTGCTTCACTTGTGCTGAGAGCTCCATTGACAACATGTCTTGGGTTCACACCAGCAGCTCctaaatgcaaatgcaaaatgtaaatttaacacCAGAAATTTTACCACTTTAATTGATGAATAGATTTTGAGGGAGAAGTTCAAACTGGTCAATGATACAGCTTTTGAGTTAACTATCAATTCAGTTTTGGAAAAGAGGGGTTCTTAGTGTTTCAGTCGTTTGGATATAgcttttaattattcattgttttgtttgggaatgagtgtgtgtggctGAGTTGGGATGATGTTGTGGTCCCTTAGCTGTATTGGTAAgctgctttttgtcttttttttgtccttttcttcaGAAATGCGTAGATGGAGGAAAAGTGAAGGGAAATCTGGAGGTTACACAGCCATGTCTGCAACCACCAAGTGAGTTCAGTTTTAACTCCAAAACACAGATCAGCTCATTTTCAAAATCAACCTgagtttaaaattattttaaataattttctattttttttttcttcaaacaaacaaacccttCATGTGAAGATAATTGGTTTACAATTAAATCACTAACAATAAACTCTTTGAACTCTAAGAGAAATaactaaaacttttaaattacCTTTTATGCCTTCAGGACTTAATTGGTAGTCCGGTGTTTCGTCAAAGAGTTGCTGCTTGCTGCTATAATTTTCA
It encodes:
- the eng gene encoding endoglin translates to MEGFVTRCALLCITIATSASSQTCEPAAVKDSPLVYVGELAMGCWTSFVREDKAEVHILNLEFGSSDSSMFQLNMTNAKPMNLIVTSTKNAFAACSLNEGVKVFINSIISPVHIPSSQHQENIHIEDLPTQNEELVKWAEQKFGGVTSFTTIRNLATILVKGTQGTKPGRPECILENEDMLKKHFMKIELNPSSFKYCIPQQQNDNKDELHIINIPENSEIRNVLLHVDRKQTSVFLRGPQGTNWTVVNPQVAKLGSNNAMWLPSLQHEIKPNGTTQQSDKALDVQRMALEYFKVSSFTSYTEIRLINSDIFLVLGKAYNFDGTPPPVIETVPKPVIPMTTNSPHQMPLVMKLYSSPDYRSPLEPNTKVQSDKRIYAEISGDTLGGIVLKIKVISCFVQSKGSCPVVKDLPFIPEACSFGPCLNRTRLSFSLDQLQELTSTTWNLECFVKLCYNEKCVDGGKVKGNLEVTQPCLQPPTSPCFEFRLSGVLGIAFGGFLIGVLLIGALWFIKIKTGYPTGLHMSSTAAGLPGCPCSRAKRQPVSTNPSPSENSSANASIGSTQSTPTSSMA